GACTTGGTGTCTCGCCGTTCCCAGGGGCTGGGGTTGCATGATAGCCACTTGCCTGTCCGTCGCAGGTCAACAATACCCGAGCACCCGAGGGGGCTACCCAATGGCCTGTCACGTTTTGGGTGGTGGGGCACCTTCTCACATCATGGTATATCCACCGCTGACGGATAGGGTCTGGCCCGTGATGAAGCTGGCAGCGTCGGAGGCCAGGAAGACCACGGCGTTGGCCACCTCCTGGGCAGTCCCCAGCCGCCGCATGGGGTAGGCGCGGGCGATGCGCTCCCGCATCTCAGGGCTGGTCCAAGCGTCCAGCCCAGAGCCTGCCCGCCACATGCTCTGGGACCCTACTTCCTCGGCGCTTTGGGGGATGGTGGTGCCAGGGCAGACGCAGTTGACCCGCACGTTGTAGCGGCCATACTCCCGCGCCAGGGCCTTGGTGAGGGAGATGATGCCCCCCTTGCATGCCGAATACACCGCCTCCCGGTACTCGCCCATGCGCCCAGCATCGGAGCCGATGTTGACGATGGCCCCTCCACCGCGCTCTATCATGTGGGGAAGGACAGCCCGGCACCCATAGATGACCGACCAGAGGTTGATGCGCACCTTCTTCTCCATATCCTCCCACGTGTCGTCCAGGAAGAGGCAAAGGCGGTCCCAGCCTACGTTGTTGACCAACGCGTGCACACCGCCCAGCTCCTCTATGGCCCGCTGCACCATGGCCTCCACCTGGGCCCGGTCGGTGACGTCGCAATGGATGGGAAGAGCCACTTCCGCCCCCAGGTCCTGGGCCTGATGGGCCACCCGCTCCGCTCCCTGGTCGTCGATCTCCGCTATGGCGATGCGCGCCCCCTCACGGGCGAAGGTGAGGACGATGGCGCGCCCGATGTTGGATGCTCCGCCGGTAACGATGACCCCCTTGCCCTTAAGCCCCAGATCCATGGCTTCACCCCCTTTAGAACTGCGGCGTCCGCTTCTCCAGGAAGGCTTGCACCCCTCGCATGGCGTGGTCAGAGGAGGCCACGTATTCCAGGAAGGTCATCTCCTCCGCTCGGATGGCCTCCCGCAGGGGGAGGTCCCTACCGCGACGCACCGCTCGCTTGATGGCACCTATGGCCTGGCGGCTCTTGGGCCGCAGCTGGGAGAGGAGCTCCTCTAAGGCCCCGTCCAGCTCCGCCGCCGGCACCGCCCGGTAGGCCAGCCCCCACGCCTCCGCCTCCCGCCCCGAGAGCCAGCGCCCCGTCAGCAACAGGTCCATGGCCCGGAAGTGGCCCAAGCGACGGTATAGACGTTGCGTGTTGCCTCCACCGGGCATGAGGGCAAAGTTGATGTGCTGGTCGCCGATGCGGGCGTCCTCGGCAGCCAAGATGAAGTCGCAACACATGGCCAGCTCCAATCCCCCTGCCAGACAGTGGCCATGGACGACGGCCACGGTGGCTGCCGGCAGGGCCTCCAGAGCGATGAACACATCGTTCAGTCGCTCTATGTAGGTGGTAAGTAGTCGCAGGTCCTGGAAGGCCTGGCTGATAAACTTGAGATCGGCCCCGCTGCAGAAGGAGCGCCCCGCCCCTCTGATGACCAGGGCCTTAATGCCCTCATCCTCCCTTACCTCTTCCACCACCTGGCCCATCTCCTCCACCAGCTCGGGGCTGAGGGAGTTAAGGGCGTGAGGGCGGTTGAGGGTCAGGTATCCCACCCCTTCCTTCTTCTCCCATAGGATGTTCTGGTAACCCATGTCTCCCCCCTAATATGGGAGATATTCACGGCCCAGGACCTCGCGGGCGATGATGAGCTTCATGATCTCCGGTGTGCCGTCTCCTATTTCCAGGCCCAGCACATCTCGCAGCCTCTGCTCCAGGGGCAGGTCCTGGCTGTAGCCGTAGTGGCCGTGGAGGATGATGCACGCCCGGATGGCGTCCACCGCCACCTGGGGGGCCATCCACTTGGCCATGGCCATCTCCTTGGTGTGAGGCAGGCCTTGGTCGCGCAGCCAGAGGGCCTTATAGCAAAGGAGTCTGGCCGCCTCGAGACGGGTCAGGTGCTCGGCGATCTGGAACGAGACCCCCTCGAACTTGGCGATGGGACGCCCAAAGGCCCGCCTCTGCTTCACGTACTCGATGGTCTCCTCTAGGGACTGCTGGGCAGCCCCCAGGCAGCAGAGGCCAATGATGGCCCGGTTGAAGTCGAAGGCCGTCATGGCCTGCCGGAATCCCTCTCCCTCAGCACCGATGCGATAGGAGGCAGGCACCCTTACCTGGTCGAAGAAGAGGGACCCCCGCTGAGTGAGCTTCTCCCCAGGGCTGTGGTATACGGAACGGGATACCCCCGGCAGGTCAAGGGGGACGATGAAGCTGGAGATGCCCCGCGCCCCCTCGCCACCGGTGCGGGCGAAGACCACGGCCACATCAGCCATGCCGGCGAAGGTGATGCTGCTCTTCTCCCCATCCAAGACGTAAAAGTCCCCGTCCCGTGTGGCCCGTGTGCGCAGGTGGGCCGCATCGGACCCCACCTCCGGCTCGGTGAGGGCAAAGGCGAACACCTTTTCCCCCCGCACCAAGGGCGGGAACCATTCCTCCTGTACCCCCTCATCGGCCATCTTCAGCAGCTCGGCCCAGATGGCGGTGAGCTGGATGAAAAGGGTGCAGTTGAAATCTCCCCGCCCTATCTCCTCCGCGGCGATGCCGCATTGGACATAGGAGGCCTCCATACCCCCATAGCGGGCGGGGGCCCGCAGGCCTAGGAGGCCCACCTCGGCCAGGGCCTTCACCTCCTCCCGTGGGAAGGGCTCCCCACGGTCCCAACGGGCATAGTTGGGAAGGAGATGGCGCAAGGCGAAGCGGCGTAAGACGCCTCTAAAGCTCTCTTCCTCCGGACTGAAGGCGAACTCCATAGCTGAAGAAAGGGGCGCCCCGTCTCCCCGATTTGCTCGCCCATAGTTAAGCAACCATCCTTACCGCTGTCAACCCCCAGGCCAGGGCATCAGCGGGGATGGGTCGGAGGGAGGCGCCGGTGCCAGGAAGTGGCCTGCTGATAAGCGTGGGCCGCCCTGAGGACGGTCCCCTCCTCCCACCACCGCCCCACCAGTTGCAGGCCCACAGGCAGGCCGGCGCTGGTGAAACCACAGGGGACCGATATGGCTGGCTGGCCTGTCAGATTGAAGGGATTGGTGTTGCGAATGAGGGTGAGGGTAGCCTCCAGGTCCCCCTCCTCTATGCGGGGCGCCACTATAGGCGTGGTAGGAGTGGCCAGAAGGTCCACCTCCCTGAACACCTCCTTCCAGGCAGCCACGATGGCCTTTCTCGCCCGTTGGGCCTGGACGTACTGGACAGCCGGCATGAGGGCACCCATCTCCAGGCGCAGACGCACATCCTCACCATAGGCCTCGGGACGTTGACGGAGGCGAGGGAGGTGATAGGCCGCGGCCTCCGGCAGCATGATGGAGACCACA
The sequence above is a segment of the Dehalococcoidia bacterium genome. Coding sequences within it:
- a CDS encoding acyl-CoA dehydrogenase family protein; its protein translation is MEFAFSPEEESFRGVLRRFALRHLLPNYARWDRGEPFPREEVKALAEVGLLGLRAPARYGGMEASYVQCGIAAEEIGRGDFNCTLFIQLTAIWAELLKMADEGVQEEWFPPLVRGEKVFAFALTEPEVGSDAAHLRTRATRDGDFYVLDGEKSSITFAGMADVAVVFARTGGEGARGISSFIVPLDLPGVSRSVYHSPGEKLTQRGSLFFDQVRVPASYRIGAEGEGFRQAMTAFDFNRAIIGLCCLGAAQQSLEETIEYVKQRRAFGRPIAKFEGVSFQIAEHLTRLEAARLLCYKALWLRDQGLPHTKEMAMAKWMAPQVAVDAIRACIILHGHYGYSQDLPLEQRLRDVLGLEIGDGTPEIMKLIIAREVLGREYLPY
- a CDS encoding enoyl-CoA hydratase/isomerase family protein; the encoded protein is MGYQNILWEKKEGVGYLTLNRPHALNSLSPELVEEMGQVVEEVREDEGIKALVIRGAGRSFCSGADLKFISQAFQDLRLLTTYIERLNDVFIALEALPAATVAVVHGHCLAGGLELAMCCDFILAAEDARIGDQHINFALMPGGGNTQRLYRRLGHFRAMDLLLTGRWLSGREAEAWGLAYRAVPAAELDGALEELLSQLRPKSRQAIGAIKRAVRRGRDLPLREAIRAEEMTFLEYVASSDHAMRGVQAFLEKRTPQF
- a CDS encoding SDR family oxidoreductase, with protein sequence MDLGLKGKGVIVTGGASNIGRAIVLTFAREGARIAIAEIDDQGAERVAHQAQDLGAEVALPIHCDVTDRAQVEAMVQRAIEELGGVHALVNNVGWDRLCLFLDDTWEDMEKKVRINLWSVIYGCRAVLPHMIERGGGAIVNIGSDAGRMGEYREAVYSACKGGIISLTKALAREYGRYNVRVNCVCPGTTIPQSAEEVGSQSMWRAGSGLDAWTSPEMRERIARAYPMRRLGTAQEVANAVVFLASDAASFITGQTLSVSGGYTMM